Below is a genomic region from Terriglobales bacterium.
ATCACCCTGCACCTCGCCCTGACCCCGCAATCCAACCGCATGATCGATGCCAAGGCCATCGCCAGAATGAGGCCTGGGGTGCGCATCATCAACTGCGCGCGCGGGGAACTGGTGGACGAGGCCGCGCTGGCCGCTGCCCTCAAGTCCGGCCAGGTGGCCGGCGTCGGCATCGATGTCTTCACCCAGGAGCCTCCCGCCGACAGCCCGCTACTCGCTCTGCCCAACGTGATCGCCACACCCCACATCGGGGGCTCCACCCGCGAGGCGCAGGACGCTGTGGGCTACCAGATCGCGGTCCAGGTGAAGGAATTCCTCAAGCATGGGGTCATCCAGAACGCGGTGAACGTGCCCTCGGTGACCGAGGAAGAGTACGCGCAGATGCAGCCCTACATCGTGCTCGCCGAGCGCCTGGGCTCATTCTTGGCCCAGGCCACCGAGGGTAACCTGCTGGAGATCTCCATCCGCTACGGCGGCCCCATCGCGGACTGGAAGACCGACCTTATCCGCAATGGCGCCATCAAAGGCATCCTCAACCAGATGCTCTCCGAGGGCGCGAACCTGGTGAATGCCGCTTCCATCGCCGGCGAGCGCGGCATCAACTGGGGAGAGGTCAAGAAAGCGAAGGCGGCCAATGGGGGCGCCGCCAACGTCCTTTCCATCCTGCTGCGCAGCACCCGCGAGGAGCACCTGGCCAGCGGCACCGTGCTCCACGGCCGTTTCCCGCGCCTGCTGGGCATCGACGGCATCGACATCGAGGCCCCACTGGAACACAACCTGATCTACCTGCGGAACCGCGACGTCCCCGGCGTGATCGGGAAGATCGGCACCATCCTGGGCAAGCACCACATCAACATCGCCAACTTCTCCCTGGGGCGTCGCGAGCATGGCCGTCCGCCGGAGGCGGTGTCGGTGGTGCACGTGGACAGCACCGTGCCGGAGAACGTGCTGGCGGCGCTGCGCAAGGTCGAGGCCATCACCCAGGCCAAGGCCATTCGCCTGTAGGGACGCGAAATCCGTTGACCAATGGGCCTTCCGGACGCATACTTGCGACCCTAATTTCCGCCAAGACCAGGAGTCCGCACATGCTTCGAGCCATTCGCTGGTTTGTGCTCCTCTACGCCTGCGCCGCCGTGGCCCAAACCACGGCCACGCCACCCACCTTCCATCATGTGCTTGGCCTCGAGGGCGCCAAGCAGGGCGCAAAAGGGACCGTGGCCATCACCGGTGGCGCGCTCGTGTTCACACCCGCGAGCGGCGCTGCCCTCAAGCTGCCGGCTGGCAAGATCCAGGACATCTCTATCGGCAACGACAGCAAGCGCACCCTCAGCGGTATTGGCCAGGTGACCATGCTCGCGCCCTACGGCAGCGGGCGCATCCTCAGCCTTTTCCGCCAAAAATTGGACGTCCTGACCGTGGCCTACCGCGACGACAACGGGGGCCTGCACGGCGCCATCTTCAGCATGAGCCCGGGACAGGCCGTGCCCCTCAAGAAAGCTCTGCTCGAGGCCGGCGCCAAGAGTTCTACTCCGCTGGAGGAGCCCAAGCCGGCTAAGGCCAAGGGCTCCGCGTCCCAGAAGACCGAGCCCGCCGCCAAGAAGGAGGACAAACAATGAAGCGCGCACTTCTGATCGCATTCGTGCTGGCCTCGGCCGTGCTGCTCTCGGTCCAGGCAGCCCCACAGGCGGCCTCGACCGAGAAGAAAGCAGCCGAGCCCGCCGCTTCCACCCGCAAAGTCCGGCCTGGGAAGCTGAAGATGTTCTCCTCATCGTCGATCCAGGTGCTCGAATTCCGGTCGGTGAATGTCAAGGTGCCGGCGCAGTTCGAGATGGCGATGTATGAGAACACCATCGACGAAGTGGAGAAACTCGGTAAGTTCAAGAATGTCTATCGCGATGGCGACAAGCGGGCCGATGCCGATCCGGACGTGGTCAAGCTGAGGATCAGCATCGTGAATTTCAAGGAAGGCAGCGCCCGCAAGCGCCAAGTGACCACTGTGGCCGGCGCGACCTCAGTGCGTGTGAGCCTTCGCCTCGAGGACCCCAAGGGACCGGCCCTGGAAAAAGAGGTGGAAGGGGCAGTGAATCTCATGGGGGAGAACCTGACCGTCACCCGCGACCTGGCGAAGAACATCGCCGTGGTGGTAGACGAGCACTTCTAGCCTTCGTCCTGCTGGGTAACGGCGCGGAGCCGCTTGGTCTCCGCCAGCAGTCCCATGCTGTGCATCAGGTTCTGCAGGGTGACGATGCCGACCAGGCGCTCGTCCTCGACCACGGGGATGAGCGTCATCCCCTTCTTGGTGATCTTGCCAAAGGCGGCGGCCAGGGTCTCGCTGCGCTGCGCCACTTCGAAGGCCCGCATCATCACCGCCTGCACGTAGCCGTTGCCGCCGCTGCGCAGCGCTTCCAGCAGCTTCTGCCGGGAGACGATCCCCACCATGTCGCTGCCCCGGACCACGGGGAAATCGTCCTGCAGCGTGTGCACCGCCTTGGCCAGCGCGTCTTCCAGGGTGTCGGCGGGAGAGAGCGTGGCGAAGTCGGTCAGCATGACGTCCTCCATCCGCACGTTCTCCAGGATAGAGTGGAACAGCACGCTGCGCTCTTCCAGTTGTGCGGCCACGAACAGGAAGAAGCCGGTCAGGGTGAACCACACGTTCCACACGAATCCCGCGAACATGAACAGCATGGCGAAGCCCTGGCCGATGAAGACCGCCCGCCGGGTCGCCTGCAGGTAGTCCATGTGCCGCGCCAGCACCGCGCGCAGCACGTGCCCGCCATCCATGGGATAGGCCGGCAACAGGTTGAAAGCCCCCAGGAAGACGTTGATCCACACCAGGCTGCGGGGCAGGTTCGAGGAGTGCACCAGCGGCATACCCAGGATATTGGCCTGGGGATAGAAGGTGAGCACGGCGAGCGCCGCCACCGCCCCCAACAGCAGGTTCACGAGGGGCCCGGCCAGGGAGATGCGGATCTCGCGCACCGGGTCCATGCCCCGCGGGCCCGTCGACTCGTCCATCTGGGTGACGCCGCCGATGGGCAGCAGGGTGATCGACCGCACCGCGATGCCGCTCCGCGTGGCTGCCAGCGCGTGCCCCAGCTCGTGCGCGATCACCGAGGCAAAGACCACCCCCACCAGCGCCAGGCCCCGCGCCGGTCCGGGGCCGGTCTTGCCCCCCCATTCCGTCATCCACACGAAGAGCAGCAGAAAAAAGAACGTGAGGTGGATACGGAGGTCGATACCGAACAGCCGCCCGGCCGGGATGGACCAACTTCTCATACGGTGGAGAGCCTTCCTCCCTCGATTGTATAACTGTCTTAGACGCTGCTCCGTAGCGGCCAGTTTCAAACGAAGTCGTGGCCCCGCCGCCCTCGGCTGCGAGCGTCCCCCAGGGACGCCATGAGAGAACGATCAAGATGAGGATCATCGCCGGCCAATATCGCAGCCGCCGCCTCAAGTCCGTCCCCGGCGCCGACCTGCGCCCGACCTCCGACCGGCTGCGCGAGACCCTGTTCAACGTGGTCGCCGCCCAGGTGCCGGGCTCGGTCTGGCTCGACGTTTTCGCCGGCACCGGGGCCGTCGGCATCGAGGCCCTCAGCCGCGGCGCCCGCCAGGTCTACTTCGTGGAGTCGGCCACGTCCGCCGTAGCCCTGGTCCGGCAAAATCTGGTTTCCCTCGGCATTACTCAGGGATTCGAGCTGCTCGAGCGCGAAGCTGCACCGGCGCTCCGCCGGCTCGATTCCCAGGGGGTCGTGTGCGACTTCTGCTTTCTCGACCCCCCGTATCGCTTGCACGGACTCTATGAGAAGACGCTCACATTCCTCGCGGCCTCGCGCCTGCTCACGCCCGCGACCACCGTCATCGCCGAGCATGACAAGCACTTCGACCCCGGCGACCGCTTCGGCGCGCTGGTGCGCTACCGCAAGCATAGGCAAGGCGATGCGGTCTTAAGTTTTTACAGGATCAGC
It encodes:
- the rsmD gene encoding 16S rRNA (guanine(966)-N(2))-methyltransferase RsmD encodes the protein MAPPPSAASVPQGRHERTIKMRIIAGQYRSRRLKSVPGADLRPTSDRLRETLFNVVAAQVPGSVWLDVFAGTGAVGIEALSRGARQVYFVESATSAVALVRQNLVSLGITQGFELLEREAAPALRRLDSQGVVCDFCFLDPPYRLHGLYEKTLTFLAASRLLTPATTVIAEHDKHFDPGDRFGALVRYRKHRQGDAVLSFYRIS
- the serA gene encoding phosphoglycerate dehydrogenase → MKILIAEKIAPAAVDLLKQEARWTVLTHEQLDGKLARELENADALIVRSAVQADAKLLEHAKQLRVIGRAGVGVDNIDLEAATKKGIAVMNTPGANAVAVAEHTLGLMLALARHLTRADALTRGGKWEKKSLLGSELRGKTLGIVGLGRIGVEVARRAGAFQMKLIAYDPYVSATTALDAGVTMVATLNELYDTADYITLHLALTPQSNRMIDAKAIARMRPGVRIINCARGELVDEAALAAALKSGQVAGVGIDVFTQEPPADSPLLALPNVIATPHIGGSTREAQDAVGYQIAVQVKEFLKHGVIQNAVNVPSVTEEEYAQMQPYIVLAERLGSFLAQATEGNLLEISIRYGGPIADWKTDLIRNGAIKGILNQMLSEGANLVNAASIAGERGINWGEVKKAKAANGGAANVLSILLRSTREEHLASGTVLHGRFPRLLGIDGIDIEAPLEHNLIYLRNRDVPGVIGKIGTILGKHHINIANFSLGRREHGRPPEAVSVVHVDSTVPENVLAALRKVEAITQAKAIRL
- a CDS encoding M50 family metallopeptidase yields the protein MRSWSIPAGRLFGIDLRIHLTFFFLLLFVWMTEWGGKTGPGPARGLALVGVVFASVIAHELGHALAATRSGIAVRSITLLPIGGVTQMDESTGPRGMDPVREIRISLAGPLVNLLLGAVAALAVLTFYPQANILGMPLVHSSNLPRSLVWINVFLGAFNLLPAYPMDGGHVLRAVLARHMDYLQATRRAVFIGQGFAMLFMFAGFVWNVWFTLTGFFLFVAAQLEERSVLFHSILENVRMEDVMLTDFATLSPADTLEDALAKAVHTLQDDFPVVRGSDMVGIVSRQKLLEALRSGGNGYVQAVMMRAFEVAQRSETLAAAFGKITKKGMTLIPVVEDERLVGIVTLQNLMHSMGLLAETKRLRAVTQQDEG